From a single Schistosoma mansoni strain Puerto Rico chromosome 4, complete genome genomic region:
- a CDS encoding snf7-related → MASVVIQKLKKAQKQGKEDNQAIQRSIGRNITELEREEKDLEDEIRRAAMKNNRAACTMLAQELTKIRALKSRNSRFADHMNIVQRKQTSSLYAAKYGESLEAAAKTMQNFNKAMDKTKVSGQLQQFDREALQMDMSEDTLDTMLSSLCESDEEDVDECITNILSESPSYLSDIWPSLPDTPLTKSSSTSKQFRDNIV, encoded by the exons ATGGCATCTGTGGTAATACAAAAACTCAAAAAAGCTCAAAAACAAGGAAAAGAAGATAATCAAGCTATACAGAGGTCGATCGGGCGAAATATTACTGAATTGGAAAGGGAAGAAAAAGATTTAGAAGATGAGATAAGAAGAGCTGCTATGAAGAACAACAGAGCAGCTTGTACTATGTTAGCACAAGAGTTAACAAAGATTCGTGCTTTAAAGTCAAGAAATTCTCGTTTTGCAGATCACATGAACATTGTGCAGAGAAAACAAACATCTTCACTGTACGCAGCCAAATATGGTGAATCACTTGAAGCGGCTGCAAAAACCATGCAAAATTTCAACAAG GCCATGGACAAAACGAAGGTCTCTGGTCAACTTCAACAGTTCGATAGGGAAGCATTACAAATGGATATGTCTGAAGATACCTTAGACACCATGCTATCTTCACTATGCGAATCTGACGAGGAGGACGTTGATGAGTGTATAACAAACATTTTAAGTGAGTCGCCAAGTTACCTATCTGATATATGGCCCTCTCTTCCTGATACACCTTTAACAAAGTCCAGTTCTACTTCTAAACAATTTCGTGATAATATAGTTTAA